A window of Rubricoccus marinus contains these coding sequences:
- a CDS encoding deoxyribodipyrimidine photo-lyase, whose product MDALDALRLRTRRLTETRTAADGDYVLCWLMQALRAEENPTLDAAIALGNARGLPVVVVHTVETAYPYASHRLSRFMLEASRELEAGIEARGLRFVRYVRRASGEPTVEAVARLAERAATVVLDDIPTFVTRTYADYLAAHISREVLAVDACCAVPMNAFPEPLATTKAFRAAHTTLRDDHLGLDLRQRPDVGAFTGDLDIVQTPLADLDASGLDALCAEQGIDMTLPPVERWSGSREAALERLRFAVENVLERYKWTRNNPALEDASAEISPWMHFGQLSPREVAEAVLHAEASGDVHPAARWKFLDETLTWREYYHHRCRTVPGFSNWSGLPEYARKTMQAHADDPRPQIYSVDELLHGETDDPLWNAAQKQFLLDGWMNNNLRMYWVKQILKWRPTPQDAWATACYLNDRLSYDGRDASTYGGIRWGFGEAKPYDEQPIYGTVSRKTSAALMKRPGMREWMEREASRGTYRVDVPEEPPEFERYL is encoded by the coding sequence GACTACGTGCTGTGCTGGCTCATGCAGGCCCTCCGCGCCGAGGAGAACCCGACGCTCGACGCCGCCATCGCGCTGGGCAACGCCAGAGGTCTGCCGGTTGTCGTCGTGCACACGGTGGAGACGGCATACCCGTACGCGAGCCACCGCCTGAGCCGGTTTATGCTGGAGGCGAGCCGCGAACTGGAAGCGGGCATCGAGGCCCGTGGCCTCCGGTTCGTGCGCTACGTGCGCCGGGCCTCTGGCGAGCCGACCGTCGAGGCCGTGGCGCGGCTGGCGGAGCGCGCCGCGACGGTCGTGCTGGACGACATCCCGACGTTCGTGACGCGGACCTACGCCGACTACCTCGCCGCGCACATCTCGCGCGAGGTCCTGGCCGTCGACGCCTGCTGCGCCGTGCCGATGAACGCCTTTCCCGAGCCTCTGGCGACGACCAAGGCGTTCCGCGCCGCGCACACCACACTCCGCGACGACCATCTCGGCCTCGACCTCCGCCAGAGGCCGGACGTGGGCGCCTTCACCGGCGACCTCGACATCGTGCAGACGCCTCTCGCGGACCTCGACGCCAGCGGCCTGGACGCGCTCTGCGCCGAGCAGGGAATCGACATGACGCTCCCGCCCGTCGAGCGCTGGAGCGGGAGCCGGGAGGCAGCGCTGGAGCGGCTGCGATTCGCGGTCGAGAACGTGCTCGAACGGTACAAGTGGACGCGCAACAACCCGGCGCTGGAAGACGCGAGCGCCGAGATCTCGCCGTGGATGCACTTCGGCCAGCTGAGCCCGCGCGAAGTCGCCGAAGCCGTGCTGCACGCCGAGGCCTCTGGCGACGTGCATCCCGCCGCACGATGGAAGTTTCTGGACGAGACGCTGACGTGGCGCGAGTACTACCACCACCGCTGCCGCACCGTCCCGGGCTTCTCCAACTGGAGCGGCCTACCCGAGTACGCCCGCAAGACGATGCAGGCCCACGCCGACGACCCGCGCCCGCAGATCTACAGCGTGGACGAACTCCTCCACGGCGAAACCGACGACCCGCTCTGGAACGCCGCGCAGAAGCAGTTCCTCCTGGACGGCTGGATGAACAACAACCTGCGGATGTACTGGGTCAAGCAGATCCTCAAGTGGCGTCCCACGCCCCAGGACGCCTGGGCCACGGCCTGCTACCTCAACGACCGCCTGAGCTACGACGGCCGCGACGCCTCCACCTACGGCGGCATCCGCTGGGGCTTCGGCGAGGCCAAGCCGTACGACGAGCAGCCCATCTACGGCACCGTCTCGCGCAAGACGAGCGCCGCGCTCATGAAGCGTCCCGGCATGCGGGAGTGGATGGAACGCGAGGCCTCTCGCGGCACCTACCGCGTGGACGTGCCCGAGGAGCCACCGGAGTTCGAGCGATACTTGTAG
- the pgm gene encoding phosphoglucomutase (alpha-D-glucose-1,6-bisphosphate-dependent): MPLDPLAGQPVPADRLPDIPALVDAYTSRTPDPENPAERVTFGTSGHRGSSLDGRFNEAHILATSQALAEYRREAGIDGPLYIGIDTHALSRPAFETAMEVFAANGVTVVIQEGDGFTPTPAVSHAILAHNGASGGTASGARGAGSGPADGVVITPSHNPPQDGGFKYNPPTGGPAGGDITGPVQNRANELLRGGLREVKRVPLAKALGADTTHTADFVRPYVDGLADVLDMDAIRASGLKIGVDPMGGAAVAYWAPIAETYGLNIEVVNEVVDPAFGFMRLDRDGKIRMDCSSPYAMAGLVELRDRFDIAFGNDPDADRHGIVAPSSGLMNPNHYLAVAIEYLFTHRPGWSEAAAVGKTLVSSSMIDRVVASLGRPLAEVPVGFKWFVDGLLSGSYGFGGEESAGASFLRKDGTVWTTDKDGLLLGLLGAEITAVTGRDPGERYASLEERFGSPVYARIDAPASREQKAVLADLSPEAVDAETLAGDAVTAKLTRAPGNSAPIGGLKVTTANGWFAARPSGTEDVYKIYAESFRGADHLARLQAEAQEVVQGAFAKAGV; encoded by the coding sequence ATGCCCCTCGATCCCCTCGCCGGACAGCCCGTCCCCGCCGACCGCCTGCCGGACATCCCGGCGCTCGTCGACGCCTACACCTCTCGCACGCCCGACCCCGAGAATCCGGCCGAGCGGGTGACGTTCGGCACGAGCGGGCACCGCGGGTCGTCGCTGGATGGGCGGTTCAACGAGGCGCACATCCTGGCGACGAGCCAGGCGCTGGCGGAGTACCGCCGCGAGGCCGGAATCGACGGGCCGCTGTACATCGGTATCGACACGCACGCGCTCTCGCGGCCCGCGTTCGAGACGGCGATGGAGGTGTTCGCGGCCAACGGCGTGACGGTCGTGATTCAGGAGGGCGACGGGTTCACGCCCACGCCTGCGGTCTCACACGCCATCCTCGCGCACAACGGGGCCTCTGGCGGAACAGCCTCTGGCGCCAGAGGCGCGGGGTCAGGACCGGCTGACGGAGTGGTCATCACGCCGAGCCACAACCCGCCCCAGGACGGCGGCTTCAAGTACAACCCGCCGACGGGCGGACCGGCGGGCGGCGACATCACGGGCCCGGTGCAGAACCGCGCGAACGAACTCCTGCGCGGCGGGCTACGCGAAGTGAAACGCGTGCCTCTGGCGAAGGCTCTCGGAGCCGACACCACGCACACCGCCGACTTCGTGCGGCCCTACGTGGACGGCCTCGCGGACGTGCTGGACATGGACGCGATCCGCGCGAGTGGCCTCAAGATCGGCGTGGACCCGATGGGCGGCGCGGCGGTGGCCTACTGGGCGCCCATCGCGGAGACGTACGGGCTGAACATCGAGGTGGTCAACGAGGTCGTAGACCCGGCCTTCGGATTTATGCGGCTGGACCGCGACGGCAAGATCCGGATGGACTGCTCGTCGCCCTACGCGATGGCCGGCCTCGTGGAACTGCGCGACCGCTTCGACATCGCGTTCGGCAACGACCCGGATGCGGACCGCCACGGCATCGTCGCGCCATCCTCGGGCCTGATGAACCCGAACCACTACCTCGCGGTCGCCATCGAGTACCTGTTCACGCACCGACCGGGCTGGTCCGAGGCCGCAGCGGTGGGCAAGACGCTCGTCTCGTCCAGCATGATCGACCGCGTCGTCGCGAGCCTGGGGCGGCCTCTGGCGGAGGTGCCGGTCGGCTTCAAGTGGTTCGTGGACGGGTTGCTCTCGGGCAGCTACGGCTTCGGCGGGGAGGAGAGCGCGGGCGCCTCGTTCCTGCGCAAAGACGGCACGGTCTGGACGACCGACAAGGACGGCCTGCTCCTCGGGCTTCTCGGTGCCGAGATCACCGCCGTCACGGGCCGCGATCCGGGCGAGCGCTACGCCTCGCTCGAAGAACGCTTCGGCTCCCCCGTCTACGCCCGCATCGACGCGCCCGCCTCGCGCGAGCAGAAGGCGGTTCTCGCGGACCTCTCGCCAGAGGCCGTCGACGCTGAAACGCTCGCGGGCGACGCGGTCACGGCGAAGCTCACGCGCGCGCCGGGCAACAGCGCGCCCATCGGCGGCCTCAAGGTCACGACCGCGAACGGGTGGTTCGCCGCGCGCCCGTCCGGGACGGAGGACGTGTACAAGATCTACGCGGAGAGCTTCCGCGGGGCCGACCACCTCGCGCGGCTCCAGGCGGAGGCGCAAGAGGTGGTGCAGGGCGCGTTCGCGAAGGCGGGGGTGTAG
- a CDS encoding transposase, giving the protein MPFRDRRSVRLRTHDYADGLYFITICTHRRQRLFGDVEEGEMLRSPLGDIAHAEWIRTEDVRPTCILDAFVVMPDHVHLLFALLPPEASGEQGSERRFRSPSANAASIVRGYKGAVTRAVWDREGREVGPVWQRGFFDRVVRTEREADHVRQYIAENPSRWHGLDATRRDGHRM; this is encoded by the coding sequence ATGCCGTTTCGAGACCGCCGATCTGTCCGCCTTCGAACGCACGATTATGCAGACGGCCTCTACTTCATCACGATCTGCACGCACCGGCGCCAGAGGCTGTTCGGGGATGTGGAGGAGGGTGAAATGCTCCGCTCACCACTCGGCGACATCGCGCACGCGGAATGGATCCGCACCGAGGACGTTCGGCCGACGTGCATCCTGGACGCCTTCGTGGTGATGCCTGACCACGTCCACCTGTTGTTCGCCCTCCTCCCGCCAGAGGCCTCTGGCGAGCAAGGGTCCGAGCGGAGATTCCGGTCGCCGTCGGCGAATGCGGCGTCGATCGTGCGAGGCTACAAGGGCGCCGTCACGCGCGCCGTCTGGGATCGCGAAGGCCGCGAGGTCGGGCCGGTCTGGCAACGGGGGTTCTTCGACCGCGTCGTCCGCACGGAGCGCGAGGCCGACCACGTCCGCCAGTACATCGCCGAGAACCCTTCGCGGTGGCACGGCCTCGACGCCACGCGCCGCGACGGACACCGCATGTAA
- a CDS encoding M28 family metallopeptidase: MIRALLFSLLLASGAAPALAQSSAWPDSLVGGSVPPEAVPLLHEIAGGVSADRIEADIRTLAGFGTRHTLSDTVSATRGIGAARRWYRAQLEQISTDCGGCLEIIEVRETVSGERRIPEPVEVVSILAIQRGTSDPNRMVMMSGDIDSRASDALDGISDAPGANDNASGLAGTLEAARILTQYTFPGSIVYAGLSGEEQGLFGGKHVADMARARNWNIQAVLNNDMIGNSCGIDGVCDNTSARVFSEGTRAVETEREGTMRRYTGGEVDSPSRNVARYVDTMADEYIRNLDIMMIYRNDRFGRGGHHTPFAEAGFPGVRIMETHEHYDRQHQDLRNEDGRHYGDTVEYVDYDYAAKLTALNAVSLAGMAGAPRPPLAVSVSGAVQPSTTLAWDRPLAETNPQHAGVRIWWRLTTDSQWEKSVFVPDNGEARQSYTLENIVIDNYFFGVSSVARDGSESPVVFPGPAGAFE; encoded by the coding sequence ATGATCCGCGCCCTCCTCTTCTCCCTTCTGCTCGCCTCTGGCGCAGCGCCCGCCCTCGCCCAGTCGTCCGCATGGCCAGACTCGCTCGTGGGCGGCTCCGTCCCGCCAGAGGCCGTGCCGCTGCTGCACGAGATCGCTGGGGGTGTAAGCGCCGACCGCATCGAGGCCGACATCCGCACGCTCGCGGGCTTCGGCACGCGGCACACGCTGAGCGACACGGTCAGCGCGACGCGCGGCATCGGCGCGGCGCGGCGGTGGTACCGGGCGCAGCTGGAGCAGATCTCCACCGACTGCGGCGGGTGCCTGGAGATTATCGAGGTGCGCGAGACGGTCAGCGGCGAGCGGCGCATCCCGGAGCCGGTCGAGGTGGTGAGCATCCTCGCGATCCAGCGCGGCACGAGTGACCCCAATCGGATGGTGATGATGTCCGGCGACATCGACTCCCGCGCCTCCGACGCGCTGGACGGAATCAGCGACGCGCCAGGGGCCAACGACAACGCCAGCGGCCTCGCGGGCACGCTCGAAGCGGCGCGCATCCTCACGCAGTACACCTTCCCCGGCAGCATCGTCTACGCCGGGCTGAGCGGCGAGGAGCAAGGCCTCTTCGGCGGCAAGCACGTCGCGGACATGGCGCGCGCCCGCAACTGGAACATCCAAGCCGTGCTCAACAACGACATGATCGGCAACTCGTGCGGCATCGACGGGGTGTGCGACAACACGAGCGCCCGCGTCTTCTCCGAGGGCACGCGCGCCGTCGAGACCGAGCGCGAGGGCACGATGCGGCGCTATACCGGCGGTGAGGTGGACAGCCCGTCGCGCAACGTGGCCCGCTACGTGGACACGATGGCCGACGAGTACATCCGCAACCTGGACATCATGATGATCTACCGCAACGACCGCTTCGGCCGCGGCGGCCACCACACGCCGTTCGCCGAGGCGGGCTTCCCCGGCGTGCGCATCATGGAGACCCACGAGCACTACGACCGCCAGCACCAGGACCTCCGCAACGAAGACGGCCGCCACTACGGCGACACAGTCGAATACGTCGACTACGACTACGCCGCCAAGCTGACCGCGCTCAACGCCGTGAGCCTCGCCGGCATGGCGGGCGCGCCCCGTCCGCCTCTGGCGGTGAGCGTGAGCGGCGCCGTGCAGCCCAGCACGACACTCGCCTGGGACCGGCCTCTGGCGGAGACCAACCCGCAGCACGCGGGCGTCCGGATCTGGTGGCGCCTGACCACAGATTCGCAGTGGGAGAAGAGCGTCTTCGTGCCCGACAACGGCGAGGCGCGTCAGAGCTACACGCTGGAGAACATCGTGATCGACAACTACTTCTTCGGCGTCTCCAGCGTCGCGCGCGATGGCAGCGAGAGCCCGGTCGTCTTCCCCGGCCCGGCAGGCGCGTTCGAGTAG
- a CDS encoding YkgJ family cysteine cluster protein, with product MTLLPVARTRDTAFSYACNGCGQCCQGKTIAVSPYEAARIAEVLGLSTTDVYSRYLDPETRSIKTEGGACAFFGASGCSVHAGRPIACRLYPLAWFGVGTPREAFGELSPHPQTHGEYGADGTVADYLRDQGTAPYESAIERYAQVLWRLQQALDDEGGTHPGDPPHMTDVDAAVRADCDARGVPVPDDVEARVDLHLAILHRWLDAAAAPASGDA from the coding sequence ATGACACTGCTTCCAGTTGCGCGCACGCGAGACACCGCCTTTTCGTACGCGTGCAACGGGTGCGGTCAGTGCTGCCAGGGCAAGACCATCGCCGTCAGCCCGTACGAAGCCGCCCGCATCGCTGAGGTCCTCGGCCTGAGCACGACAGACGTCTACTCTCGCTACCTCGACCCTGAGACGAGATCGATCAAAACCGAGGGCGGTGCTTGCGCCTTTTTCGGCGCGTCCGGTTGTTCGGTGCACGCCGGGAGGCCGATCGCGTGTCGCCTGTATCCGCTCGCCTGGTTTGGCGTGGGGACGCCTCGCGAGGCGTTCGGCGAACTGAGCCCACACCCTCAGACTCACGGCGAGTACGGGGCAGACGGGACCGTTGCGGACTATCTCCGCGATCAAGGCACGGCGCCGTATGAGAGCGCTATAGAGCGCTACGCGCAGGTCCTCTGGCGTCTGCAACAGGCTCTGGACGACGAAGGCGGAACGCACCCTGGCGATCCTCCTCACATGACCGACGTGGACGCCGCCGTCCGCGCCGACTGCGACGCCAGAGGCGTGCCCGTGCCGGATGACGTGGAAGCCCGCGTCGATCTACACCTCGCCATCCTCCACCGCTGGCTCGATGCCGCAGCTGCTCCGGCCTCTGGCGACGCCTGA
- a CDS encoding inorganic pyrophosphatase — MSTFPPPFYRWRPHPWHGLNAGSEAPAVVTAYIEITPFDSVKYEIDKQTGYTHVDRPQRSSAQPPTLYGFIPRTYCGTRVKALSGPEAERGDGDPLDICVVSERPINRADITLKARVVGGLQMIDGGEADDKIVAVLRNDLFWGHARELSDLPEKLIERLTHYFLTYKMVPGRESKATITKTYDHDHAQDVVRASMADYDETYGS; from the coding sequence ATGAGCACGTTTCCTCCCCCCTTCTACCGCTGGCGCCCGCACCCCTGGCACGGCCTCAACGCGGGCTCCGAGGCCCCCGCAGTGGTCACGGCGTACATCGAGATCACGCCGTTCGATTCGGTGAAGTACGAGATCGACAAGCAGACCGGCTACACGCACGTGGACCGGCCGCAGCGCTCCTCAGCGCAGCCGCCGACGCTCTACGGGTTCATCCCGCGGACCTACTGCGGCACGCGCGTCAAGGCGCTCTCCGGCCCCGAGGCCGAGCGCGGCGACGGCGACCCGCTCGACATCTGCGTGGTCAGCGAGCGGCCCATCAACCGCGCCGACATTACGCTCAAGGCCCGCGTCGTGGGTGGCTTGCAGATGATCGACGGCGGCGAGGCCGACGACAAGATCGTGGCCGTCCTCCGCAATGACCTCTTCTGGGGCCACGCGCGCGAGCTCTCGGACCTGCCGGAAAAGCTCATCGAGCGCCTCACGCACTACTTCCTGACGTACAAGATGGTGCCGGGCCGCGAGTCCAAAGCCACCATCACCAAGACGTACGACCACGACCACGCGCAAGACGTCGTCCGCGCCTCCATGGCGGATTACGACGAGACATACGGCAGCTAG
- a CDS encoding Fpg/Nei family DNA glycosylase, with amino-acid sequence MAEGHAVVRWARRLAPLVGKPLAEVRMPKRWGERPQTLVGQHLLEPETHGKHLLLPLSGGETLHCHGAQYGSWQVGERPLALRKEPKHVRLYLGTEDYEAVFFHGPTVELLTPEEVEAHERLSSLGPDVMAGGPGSPGFDRDEAARRIAARGADPIKPVLLDQRVVAGVGNIFASEGLFLAGIDPRRPAESLSREDLERLWDATIPLMWEGTKTWGRTKTTPPAMQAEGHLRWVYQRKNKPCHVCATPVELIRLPPWERATYLCPHCQS; translated from the coding sequence ATGGCCGAGGGACACGCCGTGGTCCGGTGGGCGCGGAGGCTGGCCCCGCTCGTGGGCAAGCCTCTGGCGGAGGTGCGGATGCCCAAACGATGGGGCGAGCGGCCGCAGACGCTGGTCGGGCAGCACCTGCTGGAGCCCGAGACGCACGGCAAACACCTGCTCCTGCCGCTCTCCGGCGGCGAGACGCTGCACTGCCACGGCGCGCAGTACGGCTCTTGGCAGGTCGGCGAGCGGCCTCTGGCGCTCCGCAAAGAGCCCAAGCACGTCCGACTGTACCTCGGGACCGAGGACTACGAGGCCGTCTTCTTCCACGGCCCCACCGTCGAGCTTCTCACGCCAGAGGAGGTGGAAGCGCACGAGCGCCTGAGCAGCCTCGGCCCTGATGTGATGGCCGGCGGCCCTGGCTCGCCCGGCTTCGACCGCGACGAGGCCGCACGCCGCATCGCCGCCAGAGGCGCGGACCCCATCAAGCCCGTCCTGCTCGACCAGCGCGTCGTGGCGGGCGTCGGCAACATCTTCGCCAGCGAGGGGCTGTTCCTGGCCGGCATCGATCCACGGCGCCCCGCCGAGAGCCTCTCGCGCGAGGATTTGGAGCGGCTGTGGGACGCGACGATCCCGCTCATGTGGGAGGGCACCAAAACGTGGGGCCGCACCAAGACGACGCCCCCCGCCATGCAAGCCGAGGGGCACCTCCGCTGGGTCTACCAGCGGAAGAACAAGCCGTGCCACGTGTGCGCCACGCCCGTCGAACTGATTCGGCTCCCGCCGTGGGAGCGCGCGACGTACCTCTGCCCCCACTGCCAGAGCTAG
- a CDS encoding DUF421 domain-containing protein, translating into MSDFDLDDWFFTTWDSVGDVALTALGVYAVLVLYTRVSGLRTFSKMSGFDFAMTVAIGSIVAGSILFDGPSLLRAVAALTAVFVIQMAVAALRQRLNWMENLMDNEPIVLMTREGMISENLRRTHVTEADVWAKLREANVTQIAQVRAVVMETTGDISVLHGDPDGPGLEACLLTDVRDADRVATV; encoded by the coding sequence ATGAGCGATTTCGACCTGGACGACTGGTTTTTCACCACCTGGGACTCCGTCGGCGACGTGGCGCTGACGGCGCTGGGCGTCTACGCCGTCCTGGTGCTCTACACCCGCGTGTCGGGGCTGCGGACGTTCTCGAAGATGTCCGGCTTCGACTTCGCGATGACCGTCGCCATCGGCTCCATCGTGGCGGGCAGCATCCTCTTTGACGGGCCCTCGCTGCTCCGCGCCGTCGCGGCGCTGACGGCCGTTTTCGTGATCCAGATGGCCGTGGCAGCACTGCGCCAGAGGCTGAACTGGATGGAGAACCTGATGGACAACGAGCCCATCGTGCTGATGACGCGCGAGGGCATGATCTCCGAAAACCTCCGCCGCACCCACGTGACCGAGGCCGACGTGTGGGCCAAGCTCCGCGAGGCCAACGTGACGCAGATCGCGCAGGTCCGCGCCGTGGTCATGGAGACCACCGGCGACATCTCTGTCCTCCACGGCGATCCCGACGGGCCCGGCCTCGAAGCCTGCCTCCTCACCGACGTGCGCGACGCGGACCGCGTCGCGACGGTCTGA